One segment of Cynocephalus volans isolate mCynVol1 chromosome 8, mCynVol1.pri, whole genome shotgun sequence DNA contains the following:
- the MED18 gene encoding mediator of RNA polymerase II transcription subunit 18, translating to MEAPPVTMMPVTGGTINMMEYLLQGSVLDHSLESLIHRLRGLCDNMEPETFLDHEMVFLLKGQQASPFVLRARRSMDRAGTPWHLRYLGQPEMGDKNRHALVRNCVDIATSENLTDFLMEMGFRMDHEFVAKGHLFRKGIMKIMVYKIFRILVPGNTESTEALSLSYLVELSVVAPAGQDMVSDDMRNFAEQLKPLVHLEKIDPKRLM from the exons ATGGAGGCACCTCCAGTCACCATGATGCCGGTCACTGGGGGCACCATTAACATGATGGAGTACCTGTTGCAGG GTAGTGTTTTAGATCACAGTTTGGAAAGCCTCATCCACCGCCTTCGTGGTTTGTGTGACAACATGGAACCTGAGACTTTCCTTGACCATGAGATGGTATTTCTTCTTAAGGGCCAGCAGGCCAGCCCCTTTGTTCTAAGGGCTCGGCGCTCTATGGATAGGGCAGGGACACCCTGGCATCTGCGCTACCTGGGACAGCCAGAAATGGGAGACAAGAACCGCCATGCCCTGGTACGAAACTGCGTGGACATTGCCACATCTGAGAACCTCACCGACTTCTTGATGGAAATGGGCTTCCGCATGGACCATGAATTTGTTGCCAAGGGACACTTGTTCCGTAAAGGCATCATGAAGATTATGGTATACAAGATTTTCCGCATCCTGGTGCCAGGTAACACAGAAAGCACTGAGGCCTTGTCACTCTCTTATCTTGTGGAATTAAGTGTTGTTGCACCAGCTGGGCAGGACATGGTCTCTGATGACATGAGGAACTTTGCTGAGCAGCTGAAACCTCTGGTTCACCTAGAGAAAATAGATCCTAAAAGACTTATGTGA